The genomic segment AGATTTCCTCATTTCAGTCTGTGGTATTGCACTTTTTTAAATTCAGTTCAGAATTTGACTTTCCCCAGTTGAAATTGGTGGCTGGAGTTCACTAGCTACCAAACTAATCAGAGGATATTTTGTCAGCGACATTACGATCCATTTTAGTATCAGTCCAATTAATCGTTTCTTTGCTCATGATGTACTGGTCAAATGTATTCAATACTATCCACTATAATAACAAAATACAGTTAGAGTTTAACTGTAATTGAAAACCCACTACTACAAGGACTTTGGCTAAGGAGTAATAAACCAGTTGCATAATACTCAACTAGTTTTTTTCCTCCCAGGTCAGATTACTGCAGATGTCCTCCGTCCTCAAATAGCATTGATATAGTGGCCCAAAGCCCACTGATCAATTGACAATGTAAATTATACATATTTATGGTGCTGTGGTAGGGGATTATATGAAAACTCTATTTTTACTGAACATTGATTTGTTTCCACAATTGTATAACTTTCtttataaaataaagtaaaaatattcTTGAATTTATTAAATGAATTTATTTAATAATTTCCCTAAGATATGGGTTAAAATATCAATCCAAACAGAAACAGGCAAGAACATTGACTTTAAGTAACACATTTTTAAACCCCACCACAGGTTAGAAGCAGTATTGTCTACTATGGCCCTGTTTTTTTGGCATTTAAATAAGGGGCAAGTATCAGTTGTTGGGAATTCCCatctaaactgaacaaaaatataaaacgcaacatgcagtgttggtcccatgtttcatgagctgaattttttattttttttttaatccctgaaattttccaaacgcacaaaaagcttatttcgctcaaatgTTGAACATAAGTTGGTTTAcgtccttgttagtgagcatgatcattataccagttcaccttgtgctggggacaaacatgccacagatgtctcaagtgcaattggcatgctgactgcaagaatgtccaccagagctgttgccagtgaatttaatgttcatttctctaccataagctgccgtcgtcattttagagaactggcctcacaaccgcagaccacatgtaactacgccagcccaggacctctgcATTTGGGTTagtcacctgcgggatcgtctgagaggggtggtgaggagtatgtctgtctgtaataaagcccttttgtggggaaaactcattctgattggggCGCAGCCATGTGTGGGCACAGGCCCACACATGGCTGCGCCCCTTCCgagtcaagtgaaatccatagattagggcctaatgaatttcaattgactgatttccttatatgaactgtaactaagtaaaaatcattacatttatatttttgttcagtatagatactgtaaaatgtaaatcaaCGAAAAGAAATTCCATGAGAAATATTTCCTGCAAGAGTATTTATTGACTTAAATTGGAGGTAATGGTAACAAAGGAAGTGCCTGTACACAAAAGCCACATTTACTACTTAAACAAAATTACATTACCTTaataactaacacacacacacacacacacacacacacacactataaagaAATTATGGCTTCACATTAAGCGCCCCTTCCAAACAGTGAAAAAAATAGAACAATTCAACCAACTACATTACTCCGCTGCTCCATCCTCAGGTGTTGGTTCATACTGCAGAAGCTGTAAAACAAGGTAGAGCAAATTCAGCTATTTGCAAGGTACCGAGATTTGACATTTTCAGGCATTTGGGATGGCTTCCCTGACAAAGATTAAGCGTAGGACTGGACTTAAAAGCAgggacaataaaaaaaaaaaaaaatgttttaacctcGATTGAAAGTGTTTTCTAGTCCAAGCCTAGGCTAAAATCAATCAGTGTCCTGGAAACCACCCCTTGCAATTTAGGAAAAATATTTAATTATCCAGCCATGCTGCTGACCCTCTTTCTGAGTTCTTTGTTTTCCTCCATGAGCAGATCACACTTCTGCTGTAGCTCAGACAGCCCCAAACGGAGGGCCTCGGCATCTGCTGTCTCCACACCAGCCACACCAAGGTGATGCTTTAGAAAGCTGTGTTTAGGTGAAGGCTATTCTAACTCTTTCTTGTTGTTAGATACAGTGAATAAGTTATTGAGATGAGAGAGCTGATGGTGCATAGAATGGAATGTGACAGAGTTCTCTTCCAGAGGCAATGTGTGGTCTAGGGGCAGCAGCACTACCAGTAGACCAGCCACATCCTAAactcttatttttttatttcaccttttaaccaggtaggccagttgagaacaagttctcatttacaactgtgacctggccaagataaagcaaagcgacaAAAACAGTTAAacgtagtcaataacacaatagaaaaatctatgtacagtgtgtgcaaatgtagaagagtagggaggtaggctaTAAAAAGGCCATAGAgccaaaataattacaatttagcattaacactggagtgatagctgtgcaaatgatgtgcaagtagagatactggggtgaaaaagagcaagagggtaagtaataatatggggatgagattgtttggtgtgctatttacagattggctgtgtacaggtacagtgatcggtacgctgctctgacagctgatgcttaaagttagagggagatatatgactccagcttcagtgatttttgcaattcgttccagtcattggcagcagagaactggaaggaaaggcggccaaagaggtgttggctttggggatgaccagtgagatatacctgctggagcgcgtgctacgggtgggtgttatggtgaccagtgagctgagatgaggtggagctttacctagcaaataattatagatgacctggagccagtgggtttggcgatgaatatgtagtgagggccagccaacgacagtatacaggtcgcagtggtgggtagtatatggggctttggtgacaaaacggatggcactgtgatagactgcatccaatttgctgagtagagtgttggaggctattttgtaaatgccattgccgaagtcaaggattggtaagatagtcagtttaacgagggtgtttggcagcatgagtgaaggaggctttgttgcgaaataggaagccgattctagattgaattttggattggagatgtttaatgtgagtctggaaggagagtttacagtctagcatttaaaagcaattggaggccacggaaggagtgttgtatggagttgaagctcgtttggaggtttgttagcacagtctTCATAGAAGGTCCAGatgtacacagaatggtgtcgtctgcgtagagatggatcagagaatcaccagcagcaagagcgacatcattgatatatacagagaaaagagtcggcctgagaattgaaccctgtggcacccccatagactgccagaggtccggacaacaggccctccaatttgacacacttaactatcagagaagtagttggtgaaattggcaaggcagtcatttgagaagccaaggctatggagtctgctgataagaatgcggtgattgacagagtcgaaagccttggccaggtcgatgaagacggctgcaccgTACTGtcgtcttttatcgatggcggttacgatatcgtttaggaccttgagagtggctgaggtgcacccatgactagctcggaaaccaaattgcatagtggagaaggtacggtgggattcgaaatggaaAAGATTTtataaaggcagggcaggatggatataggtctataacagtttgggtctagagtgtctccccctttgaagagggggatgaccgcaacagctttccaatctttggggatctcagacgatacgaaagaggttgaataggctaataataggggttgcaaaaatttcagtggatcattttagaaagagagggtccagattgtctagcccagctgatttgtagggatccagatttttccactctttcagaacatcagctgtctggaatttggtgaaggagaagcaggggtggcttgggcaagttgctgcggggggtgctgagatgttggccgggatGGAGATTTTGGAGATTttttagttagggatggagattttaAAGACATCACATGCACAACCACAATTGTAGATGCAGATTTTGTGATGTAGACAAACTCTACCCTTGAACGAGTTGGCGGGGGGCTGCAGTCACCAGATTTCGGTCACGGTAATTTCCCTGCCCAATGATTGACTAGGCCTACATGGGCCATGTTCAGTACGAAAACATTCTTGACCAGTGCAGATAGAAATACCACAAATAGAGCATGTCAGAgatgcatgtttgttctacatacattacatacatacatacatacatacatacatacatacatacatacatcacaaattcaataaaaaaaatgacagGAACCATCAATAAGATCAGTTAGTTTAAGATGCTTCTTTTATCATATCAATTTGGAGTATTACCAAACCAAGACAAAAGGATACTCCAAAGCATTATTAGGTTTCTCTGTCTCTTCGTATAGGGCCACCAACACTGCAAACAGCAGGACTGTGGTTATGGACATTGGTGGTGATGTGTATAGAACTCAAAGATACTACGTTTACACTGTAGCCTGTGCAAGTGGTTACGGTTAAAAGAAACATGAAAACAAAGTTTCTCACACAGTCAATGGCTATATGCATACATAGTTTATGCATTGTGGCAGTAATGTTCTTGAATTTCTGAAAGACCTACCATTAGTGAGAGTGTCAAGAACACCCGCTTTTTCGAGATACCTTCGAAATTGTTCCCTCTTAGATTCAGAACCCTGAAAGAAACAATAaagaaaatacattaaaaaggctgtaacaaaacaaacgtTGTCCATTTGCAGCAACTAGCTTACTACTTCAGTTACTTGACTATTTCCGGGCAGTAAGCAAGCAGAATACAAATATGTCTGGTTGACCATGAAGTTTGAAAACGAACTACTAAACAAGCTAGCCAATACAGCCATGCTGCTGATTATGTGTAGCCGCTGAGTGAAAGTTAAAGAAATAAATTAATGCATTTAGCGTGGTAGCTAAAACTACGCTACAAAGTAACAAGTGAAAACGCAGGATATGAAATCTAATATCTTCAAACCACTTGTATGAAGTTAATTGAAGAAAAGTTTCGTATACTTACTCTGTAATAGGACATTATGCCTGGCGACCAAATATGTTGCGTTATGAAGATAAGTAAACTATCTACAGCTGGAGATTTATCAAGCAACTAAGCCTGTGTtgtattcattacgccgattctgttgcaaaatgtctCGTCTGTTGCATAACGTTTTACAACAGAAATAGTTTACTCCAAAGGGAAAACGTTTTACAAcaaaaacgagagtttctattggacaaattctggTAGATCCTCCCCGTTATATTCCGTttctctgtttgcttccgtttagttcttaaacggtaaacggtttccgttgcgagacgtaatgaatacacccctgactCCTCACTTCCACGGTGGTAACGTTACAATTGCTATAACTATGattcatttatttaatttaatttaaattaatttattcataccatTTAATTATTCCACAAGATAGAGTCCCAACACAAATCTATGGTTGCtgcccaagccggctggtcattttgtcattttttttataaattattattattatgaacaaaacaaatacaaaaacagaaatatacaaacaagagtacataaACAGACAGGGGTATTACATATCGAGATACATTCTCAATTTGTCAAAAAGTGTACatattgcttttttgtttttacacttacTGATCATTTCTAAATAATATTTCAATTCTATCTCAAACAATGTGAAGATAGGTTTGTTCTCCgcccacttcattttatggataaagaatctggtataaaaaataaacaaattaacaatgaaagttaaatcagggtccatataatttggataaaaataaaacataatatcagAGTCTTGCAAATTAATAGCAATAGTAgtttcttttaaaataaaatattctaACGCACTCCAAAATATTCTGACATAAGAACAGTCCCAAAAGAGTTTCTgggtcacaaccacaaaatacacatttgttatcaatagctgttttgaatctgtgtataataaaggtctttacagggTAGATTATATGAATGAGTTTGTATAATACTTATTTTACCTTATTAGATGTACAATATTTGCCAGACAACAGTGAGACTTTGTTCCAGTTCACTTGTCCTAGGGCTGCATTCCAGTATATTTTAGCAGAGGGGATAGTAACATCTTGACATAGTTTTCTTATATACATGTTACTACATTAATAGTTTAAAATGTCAATTCCTTCTAGCTGTATTGAGGCTACAAAATCCTCAACAGTTGAACTTGGAGTACTGTTATATTTTCCTAAAAGAAGAATGGCACCTTTAGGGGCAGCTATAACAACTATTTGAAAATCCTCAGGagtgaatgtaacattgtgtgttTTCATGTATTCAAGATAACCATACATTTGTCCATCATTATTCAACAAGTGTTTAACCCACATAATGCTGTTGTAAAACCAGTTCTGGAAAAACaaagacttgtttttgtatttcatgTCTTTATTATTCCAGATTGTATATCTATGTGGGGGAAAAGTATGTTTTTACATGAGGTTCCAAGTTAGAAGTTATGAAAGTTAGCAAGCTTAATTGGGATCTTACCCACATCAAAGTTGCATTTGAGTAAGAATTCTAGACCACCAATCCGTTGGAATATTAAATTAGGGATTTATTTCAAATGCaatccttatttcttaaatagttttGTATCCATTTGATCTTAAAGATTATATTAGAGGTTTTAAAATCTAGAGCATTCAACCCTTCCCCACTTTGGGTGCTACATATTACTGCTTCTCTTAAATAATGAGGTTTATTCCTCCACATGAAGTTAAATAATTTAGTATCAACCATTTTAGTTACTGACAGAGGAACATCCAAGGCAAGGGAGGTATAaactaatctggacagaccttcaGATTTTGACAAAAGTACACATCCAGATAAAGAAAAATCTCATAATAACCATGAGTTAAATCTCTTTCCAATTTTATCTACAATAGGAGAGAAATTTAAGTTGGCCCTTTCTTTCGGATCTTTGCTAATTTTAATACCAAGATATGTGATCACATCTTTTACAGGGATATTACATACTGAGTTTAAGTCACATCTTTTCAACACAAATAATTCCCATTCCCTAATATTCAGAGATAAACCAGATACATGTGAGAAGCCATTAATACACTCAATAGCTTTCCTGGCTTCATTATGATCTTTTTAAAAACTGGTGGTGTCATCAGACAATAATGAACATTTTATCTCTTTATCTTGTATCTGAATACCACTACAACTATCCTTATAGATATGaagtgtgaccaataaaaataaggAAGGAGAAATTGGGCATCCTTGTTTAATTCCGTTTCTAATGTCGAATCTCTGTGAAGTTCGATGGGATAATTCACGTGTTGGATAATTTAACAGAGCATTACTATTATTGTGAAGTgtcttaattacactttgaaaatATTGACCAAAACCAAAAAATCGAagtctcaaaaataaaataatgttctACTGTATCAAAGCCTTGTAAATgtctacaaataaaataaagctaTCTTCCATAATGTGCTCATTATAGTCAATCAAGTCCAATACTAGTCGAATATTATTACATATCTGTCTCCCCTTCATAAAACCAGACTGGGTATCATCAATATTTTCATCAAGACCTTTTATAAGTCTTTCTACAAAGATGCATGCAAGTAGCTTTCCATTATTGTTAATTAATGTGATTGGTCTCCAATTTTCTAACATCATAGGATCTTTGTTTGGTTTGGGGATTACAGAAATGAGGCTTTGTGTCGCAGAAACCGGCAGGACCCCTACATCAATTGCCTCCTTGTCTCCCCTTCATAAAACCAGACTGGGTATCATCAATAATTTCATCAAGACCTTTTATAAGTCTTTCTACAAAGATGCATGCAAGTAGCTTTCCATTATTGTTAATTAATGTGATTGGTCTCCAATTTTCTAACATCATAGGATCTTTGTTTGGTTTGGGGATTACAGAAATGAGGCTTTGTGTCGCAGAAACCGGCAGGACCCCTACATCAATTGCCTCCTTGAAAACATTAAATATAAATTCACCAATATCCTCCTGAAAATATTTATAGAATTCACAAAAAAGGCCATCATTCCCTGGAGATTTGTTCTCTTTTATCTTGctgatacatttttattttttattaatataaATTCATTAATCACAAGACTTTTGGAAGTCTTTACACCAGGCATTACTGGTGTAAAGATTACCATAGAATTCTGAAACATATTTTGAAATATCTTTGGAGTTTTCATTTTCTTTACCATCTATATTAAGCTCATTAATAGAGGTAAATTCAGATTTTCTCACTAAATTGTAAAAGTATTTTGTGTATTTTTACCTTCCTCCAACAATCTCCTTCTTGATCTTACAAATGCCACTTTTGCTCTCTCTTCATACATTCGGTCCATTTCTAGCTGTAAAGAAAATAACTGACCCTTTCCTTCTTCATCAAGGTCCTTCATAGAGATTAGAGAAAGTATTTCCTTAAATTTATTTTACCTCAATCTTTTAAATTCAGCAATATCTTTACCTCACTTCATGGCTGTTTGTCTTATTTCATACTTCCTTAATTCCCAATATTTCCCATAAGACTTAAATAGTTGGGCTTTCCTCAAATTTTGTTGTATAATATTTTAGGCAACGATCTTGAAATTAGCATCTTCCAACAGTCTACTATTGAGTTTCCAATAACTCCGATAGTTCTAATTGTTggattgccatactggctggcaacgttcttatcccttgcttgcaaactagccaactacggctaattcacagtcacgtcaaacattgCAGACTgaataacaacagtagcagcatttgcatttgtttaagctgttttctagtgacatttatttggatacgtCCATAACAATGGGCCAATGAAGCGccatttcgcctggcatagaacatttccgctctcgtcaggacactgttgttcagaggagctagccagctaacacaACTTCAacctgaagctggaaagactgcaagctagctgcacttcgtttcgttataccttttttcaattgacatttcttttctttctttcaattTTCCATAAAAAATGATGCCagttgattcatgatttcgagTGGCTGAGAAACACTGCCTGTCTGTCAACTCCCGAACCCTGCACGTTCATTACTattggacagctggagatcgaatttgaatattgaaacaattttgcaaatgttggagagacagacagaaaggttttatacaaatctcctctgttgaaaacgaaatgttagtctaaaagaaatgtgagataatatgCTTTTTATTGTGGCGAtcaaggcaggtagcctagtggttagagctttggttgctggatcgaatcccctagctgacaaggtacaaatctgtcattctgcctctgaacatggcagttaacccactgtttcctgaTAGGCAATCATTGTatataagaatgtgttcttaactgacttgcctagttaaataaataaaaaaatagctgggctgatgagacagtggattgagcagtcagtggagtaaataggcattttaatgtcatagatttagctggtggtaatttgtgaaatagacaccggctggaatggccttttaaccaatcagcattcaggattagacccacccctTGTATAAGCAAAATGATTGgagacagccgtggtatatcagaccacataccacgggtatgacacaaCGTTcatttgtactgctctaattacgttggtaacccatttataatagtaataaggtACCTCtggtgtttgtggtatatggccaatataccacggctaaaggctgtatccaggcactcagcGTTGCTTCGTGAAAAGAGCAGCCCCTAACACACAAAATTCCCAACCAACGCGTGTCCAGGTACGTGTGCTCTATTCATCTGAATGTGTTGACGGTTGGAGAAATTGCTTGAGCTGCGCTGAAAATTCGAGAAGTAGAAAAGACAACGGGCCAATGTTCTATAACACTGCTCTGCGTAGATGTACACGTTTTGGGCTTTGATTAAAGCTTTAGGCGGGAGAACCAATGAGATTAAGGGGGCGGGAAAATACAGGTTATGGCGGAAGTGAGACAAAATTGGCTAGTTGATAAGCTAAAACCGGGAG from the Salmo trutta chromosome 36, fSalTru1.1, whole genome shotgun sequence genome contains:
- the LOC115175597 gene encoding c-Myc-binding protein, with protein sequence MSYYRGSESKREQFRRYLEKAGVLDTLTNVLVALYEETEKPNNALDFLKHHLGVAGVETADAEALRLGLSELQQKCDLLMEENKELRKRLLQYEPTPEDGAAE